From one Mytilus edulis chromosome 1, xbMytEdul2.2, whole genome shotgun sequence genomic stretch:
- the LOC139493819 gene encoding mucin-2-like has translation MDWTCLLKTVMNVPLFRVFKISFIGGGSRGARRIPATFDRKADNPSLNNTEKNPDDEYPTTIPTTTKTTTTTTTTPVKTTSPTTTLTITTSTTTKPTTTSSTTLPTTTPITTKPTTTFSTTTSTTPSTTTPTTTIPVTTTPTTPSTTTHTTTTPVTTTPTTTTPTTPSTTTPTTTTPVTTTPTTPSTTTPTTTTPVTTTLTTTTPTTTPSATTPTTTPPSTKPSTTSPTTTSPSTKPCTTSPTTSTPTTTTPATTVTTRTTPTTPSTTTPTTTIPSTTKSTTPSTTTPTTPPHSTTVTTRTTPTTPSTTTPTTTIPSTTKSTTPSTTTPTTPPHSTTATTTTTPTTPSTTTPTTTPITTTTHMKKPTSTATPITTHATTSTTRPTRTTVKTIPMTSIKSTLSIGLPITITKPTTTNIQISSTTPASTIIFTRSKTSYSTTKNMPNTKTTGSSITIPTSLTTSTATSVNSHSATISTTSPTINRNPPIRSIRISHTAQKNDSGL, from the exons ATGGATTGGACATGTTTACTTAAGACAGTGATGAACGTCCCATTATTTCGTGTcttcaaaatttcttttattggtggaggaagtcggGGTGCCCGGAGAATACCAGCGACCTTCGACAGGAAAGCTGACAATCCTAGTCTAAATAACACTGAGAAAAATCCAGATgatg AATATCCAACAACAATTCCCACTACAACCAAAACCACAACTACCACAACAACAACTCCTGTTAAAACAACCTCACCAACAACCACACTCACTATAACAACATCTACTACAACCAAGCCTACTACAACATCTAGTACAACCCTGCCTACAACAACGCCCATTACAACCAAGCCTACAACAACATTTAGTACAACTACGTCTACAACACCTAGTACCACCACGCCTACCACAACAATACCTGTTACAACCACGCCTACAACACCTAGTACCACCACGCATACCACAACAACACCTGTTACAACCACGCCTACTACAACCACGCCTACAACACCTAGTACCACCACGCCTACCACAACAACACCTGTTACAACCACGCCTACAACACCTAGTACCACCACGCCTACCACAACAACACCTGTTACAACCACACTTACAACAACAACACCTACTACAACACCTAGTGCAACAACGCCTACAACAACACCACCTAGTACAAAACCAAGTACAACCTCGCCTACAACAACATCACCTAGTACAAAACCTTGTACAACCTCGCCTACAACATCAACTCCTACAACAACAACGCCTGCTACAACCGTGACTACTAGAACCACACCTACAACACCTAGTACAACAACGCCTACAACAACAATACCTAGTACAACAAAGTCTACAACACCTAGTACAACCACGCCGACAACACCACCACACAGTACAACCGTGACTACTAGAACCACACCTACAACACCTAGTACAACAACGCCTACAACAACAATACCTAGTACAACAAAGTCTACAACACCTAGTACAACCACGCCGACAACACCACCACACAGTACAACCGCGACTACTACAACCACACCTACTACACCTAGTACAACAACACCTACGACAACACCTATCACAACAACCACGCATATGAAAAAACCTACTTCAACAGCCACGCCTATTACAACACATGCAACGACTTCAACGACGCGACCCACAAGAACAACGGTTAAAACAATACCTATGACCTCAATTAAATCTACTCTCAGTATTGGACTGCCTATTACAATTACTAAACCTACAACGACTAATATTCAAATTTCATCAACTACTCCTGCTTCGACAATTATATTTACTAGATCCAAAACTTcttattcaacaacaaaaaatatgccTAACACAAAAACGACTGGTTCTTCAATAACCATACCAACTTCACTCACAACTTCAACTGCAACCAGCGTTAATTCACATTCAGCCACGATCTCAACCACCAGTCCTACTATCAACAGGAACCCTCCTATAAGATCCATAAGAATTTCACACACTGCTCAGAAAAATGATAGTGGTTTGTAG